The following DNA comes from Teredinibacter haidensis.
CGTTAATTGCCAATGCTGCATCGGGTATTAGTGGCGCGGGCCGACAGGGTAAAGTGGACTTCCTTCTGGCGGAAAACAGCGATAGCTTTCGGGCTTATGGTGTTGCCGGGCATCGCCACCTGCCCGAAATTGAGCAGGGTTTACAGGCTCTGCAGCCGCAGGGAAGATCTGCGCCAAAATTAACGTTTGTGCCTCACCTTCTACCTACGATCAGGGGGATTCATTCTACGTTATATGCACGCTTAAAAGGCCGCGTAGACGATGTGCAGGCGCTATACGAGCAGCGCTTTGCCAAAGAGCCTTTTGTGGATGTGTTGCCAAAAGGCACTTTCCCGCAAACCCGCACGGTAAAAAGTACAAATATGTGCAGACTATCGGTACTAGAGCCTCAGGAAAGGGGTACGGTTGTGGTGATGTCCGTGATCGACAACCTGACAAAAGGAGCCTCGGGTCAGGGTATTCAGAATATGAATATTATGTTTGGGCTGGAAGAAACCCTTGGTTTGTCGGCGCCTGCACTATTACCCTAAGCAAGCTGAACACAACAATAATAAGGTGAATTAAATGGCGGTGGTGAAGGGGAGTAAACAGTATTCGTTGCACGTTGTTCAATATCGGCCATGGACGAGAGCGGGCATAAGCATGCTGCTGTTAGCTGTTGTGGCAGCTGCAGTAGCGGTTAGCTTCGAGTTTGGTCATACGAAGGGGATGTCGGGGCAGGAGCAGGCTCTGCAAGATGTTGCGCGTTTAAATAGTGAGTTGCAGGCCAGTAACAGTGAGCTATCGGAGCTGCAGCAGC
Coding sequences within:
- the argC gene encoding N-acetyl-gamma-glutamyl-phosphate reductase is translated as MIKVGIVGGTGYTGVELLRLLAMHPEAEVTAITSRAEAGKPVADLFPNLRGHYTLTFSEPSAKVLSACDVVFFATPHGVAQAMMNDLYEAGVRVIDLSADFRIKDIAVWEQWYGQKHGCPELVAKAIYGLPEVNREAIKGAQLVACPGCYPTSIQLGFLPLLENDLIEADSLIANAASGISGAGRQGKVDFLLAENSDSFRAYGVAGHRHLPEIEQGLQALQPQGRSAPKLTFVPHLLPTIRGIHSTLYARLKGRVDDVQALYEQRFAKEPFVDVLPKGTFPQTRTVKSTNMCRLSVLEPQERGTVVVMSVIDNLTKGASGQGIQNMNIMFGLEETLGLSAPALLP